Proteins encoded within one genomic window of Bacillus thuringiensis:
- the acoB gene encoding acetoin:2,6-dichlorophenolindophenol oxidoreductase subunit beta, producing MTRTVSMSTAINEAMKISMRRDENVILIGEDVAGGAQVDHLQDDEAWGGVLGVTKGLVQEFGRNRILDTPISEAGYMGAAMAAAATGLRPIAELMFNDFIGSCLDQVLNQGAKFRYMFGGKAKVPVTVRTMHGAGFSAAAQHSQSLYALFTSIPGIKVVVPSTPYDAKGLLLAAIEDDDPVIFFEDKTLYNMKGEVPEGYYTIPLGKADIKREGSDVTIVAIGKQVHTALAAAEQLSKKGLEVEVIDPRSLSPLDEDTILASVEKTNRLIVIDEANPRCSIATDIAAIVADKGFDLLDAPIKRITAPHTPVPFSPPLEKLYLPTPEKVIETVSEMIGDQSLLHV from the coding sequence ATGACTAGAACAGTAAGTATGTCAACTGCAATCAATGAAGCGATGAAAATATCAATGCGCCGTGATGAAAATGTAATTTTAATAGGTGAAGACGTTGCAGGTGGTGCACAAGTTGATCACTTGCAAGATGATGAAGCGTGGGGTGGCGTTCTTGGTGTTACGAAAGGACTTGTACAAGAGTTTGGCCGAAATCGTATATTAGATACACCAATTTCAGAAGCTGGTTATATGGGAGCAGCGATGGCAGCTGCTGCAACAGGATTACGTCCGATAGCTGAATTAATGTTTAATGATTTTATCGGTAGTTGTCTTGATCAAGTATTAAACCAGGGTGCAAAATTCCGCTATATGTTCGGTGGTAAAGCAAAAGTTCCAGTGACAGTACGTACGATGCATGGCGCTGGTTTTAGTGCAGCAGCACAGCATTCACAAAGTTTATATGCATTATTTACGAGTATTCCAGGAATTAAAGTTGTCGTTCCTTCCACTCCGTATGATGCAAAAGGCTTATTATTAGCGGCAATTGAAGATGATGACCCAGTAATCTTTTTTGAAGATAAAACACTTTACAATATGAAAGGCGAAGTACCAGAAGGGTATTATACAATTCCTTTAGGTAAAGCAGATATTAAGCGTGAAGGTTCTGATGTAACAATCGTCGCAATTGGAAAACAAGTTCATACAGCACTTGCAGCTGCTGAGCAATTATCGAAAAAAGGACTTGAAGTAGAAGTAATTGATCCACGTTCTTTATCACCGCTTGATGAAGATACGATTTTAGCATCTGTGGAAAAAACAAATCGCTTGATTGTTATTGATGAAGCGAACCCAAGATGTAGTATCGCAACAGATATTGCGGCAATTGTAGCGGATAAAGGATTTGATTTGTTAGATGCACCTATTAAACGAATTACAGCACCACATACACCAGTTCCGTTCTCGCCACCACTTGAAAAGTTATATTTACCAACGCCGGAGAAAGTAATTGAAACTGTATCAGAAATGATCGGAGACCAATCGTTATTACATGTGTAA
- the acoA gene encoding acetoin:2,6-dichlorophenolindophenol oxidoreductase subunit alpha, with the protein MLKTTESKGNEITKEQARWMYEKMLEIRKFEDKVHELFAQGVLPGFVHLYAGEEAVAVGVCAHLTDSDSITSTHRGHGHCIAKGCDLNGMMAELFGKATGLCKGKGGSMHIADLDKGMLGANGIVGGGFPLACGSALTAKYKGTRDVSVCFFGDGANNEGTFHEGVNLAAIWKLPVIFIAENNGYGEATTFEYASSCDSIADRAKAYNIPGVQVDGKNLLAVYKAAEEAVERARNGGGPTIIECMTYRNYGHFEGEAQTYKTAEEKEKHLNEIDAIVNFRKHLIHEGLLTESELVDMEKAVDDAVERSIEFSENSPYPDDEELLKDVYVSYK; encoded by the coding sequence ATGTTAAAAACAACTGAAAGTAAAGGGAATGAAATTACGAAAGAACAAGCTCGTTGGATGTACGAAAAAATGTTAGAGATTCGTAAGTTTGAAGATAAGGTGCATGAATTGTTCGCACAAGGCGTTCTGCCAGGTTTCGTTCATTTATACGCAGGTGAAGAAGCGGTAGCAGTTGGTGTATGTGCCCACTTAACGGATAGTGACAGTATTACAAGTACACATAGAGGTCATGGGCATTGTATCGCAAAAGGTTGTGATTTAAATGGTATGATGGCTGAACTTTTCGGGAAAGCGACAGGGTTATGTAAAGGTAAAGGCGGATCCATGCATATTGCCGATTTAGATAAAGGAATGCTTGGTGCAAATGGAATTGTAGGTGGCGGTTTCCCGCTTGCTTGCGGTTCGGCATTAACAGCTAAATATAAAGGAACGAGAGATGTAAGTGTTTGTTTCTTCGGTGACGGAGCAAATAATGAAGGAACTTTCCATGAAGGAGTTAATTTAGCGGCGATTTGGAAGTTACCAGTTATTTTTATCGCTGAAAATAACGGTTACGGTGAAGCAACAACATTCGAATATGCATCAAGCTGTGATTCTATTGCTGATCGTGCAAAAGCTTATAACATTCCAGGTGTTCAAGTCGATGGAAAAAATCTACTTGCAGTATATAAAGCCGCAGAAGAAGCGGTAGAACGTGCGCGTAATGGCGGTGGTCCAACAATAATTGAATGTATGACATATCGTAACTATGGTCATTTCGAGGGTGAAGCACAAACATATAAAACTGCGGAGGAAAAAGAAAAACATTTAAATGAAATAGATGCGATTGTGAATTTCCGTAAACATTTAATTCATGAAGGTTTATTAACAGAATCTGAACTTGTTGATATGGAGAAAGCAGTAGATGATGCAGTAGAAAGATCAATTGAATTTAGTGAAAATAGTCCATATCCAGACGATGAAGAATTATTAAAAGATGTATACGTTTCTTACAAATAA
- a CDS encoding DinB family protein, producing the protein MAHVKDVLADQLLANANDPSWYIPFSDAVKDLSEREAFWKPNEESNSIAEIVQHLLYWNSTWQTRYKESSVNAVPAIGDNNKSFMLSDNQTFEELREKLLEKLLQWQNLISEEQVESDVIGFPVSAKWWEILSNVTTHNAYHIGQIIYIRKLHKNFDNE; encoded by the coding sequence ATGGCCCATGTGAAGGATGTATTAGCAGATCAATTGTTGGCGAATGCAAACGATCCCAGTTGGTATATTCCATTTTCAGATGCAGTGAAAGATCTATCTGAGAGAGAAGCTTTCTGGAAACCGAATGAAGAGAGTAATAGTATAGCTGAAATTGTACAACATTTACTGTATTGGAACTCAACGTGGCAAACTAGGTATAAAGAATCAAGTGTGAATGCCGTGCCTGCTATTGGTGATAATAACAAAAGTTTTATGCTTTCAGATAATCAAACATTTGAAGAATTAAGAGAAAAGCTATTAGAGAAGTTGTTGCAATGGCAAAACCTCATAAGTGAAGAGCAGGTTGAAAGTGATGTAATCGGATTTCCTGTAAGTGCGAAGTGGTGGGAAATATTAAGTAATGTAACAACTCATAATGCTTATCATATTGGTCAAATTATTTATATCCGTAAGTTACACAAGAACTTTGATAATGAATAA
- a CDS encoding oxidoreductase, whose protein sequence is MNKKIAVITGASSGFGLLTTIELAKKDYLVIATMRNLEKQVNLVSQATQLNLQQNIKIQQLDVTDQNSIHNFQLFLKKINRVNLLINNAGYANGGFVEEIPVEEYRKQFETNLFGAISITQLVLPFMREQHRGKIINISSISGQVGFPGLSPYVSSKHALEGWSESLRLEVKPFGIDVALVEPGSYNTNIWEVGKQLATNQSDTTSPYKEYMDKIQKHINSGIDTFGNPIDVANKIVEIAEAKRTTLRHPIGKGVKYMILAKKILPWRLWEYLVLRSFKKM, encoded by the coding sequence ATGAATAAAAAAATCGCAGTTATAACCGGGGCTTCAAGTGGATTCGGTCTTTTAACAACAATTGAACTTGCGAAAAAAGACTATTTAGTTATTGCTACAATGAGGAACCTTGAAAAACAAGTGAACTTAGTATCTCAAGCTACTCAACTCAACTTACAGCAAAACATTAAAATTCAACAATTAGATGTAACCGATCAAAACTCTATACATAATTTCCAATTATTTTTAAAAAAAATAAACAGAGTAAACCTTCTTATTAATAATGCAGGATATGCTAATGGTGGCTTTGTAGAAGAAATTCCAGTAGAGGAATATCGCAAACAATTTGAAACGAATCTTTTTGGTGCTATATCGATCACTCAGCTTGTTTTACCATTTATGAGAGAACAACATAGAGGGAAAATTATTAATATAAGTAGCATTAGTGGCCAAGTTGGATTCCCTGGTCTATCTCCTTACGTTTCTTCAAAACATGCATTAGAAGGATGGAGTGAATCCCTTCGTTTAGAAGTAAAACCGTTCGGAATAGATGTTGCTTTAGTGGAACCTGGTTCTTATAACACGAATATATGGGAAGTTGGTAAACAACTAGCTACAAACCAATCTGATACTACTTCTCCTTACAAAGAATATATGGACAAAATACAAAAACATATTAATAGCGGCATTGATACATTTGGTAATCCAATAGATGTTGCTAATAAAATTGTAGAAATTGCTGAAGCTAAGCGCACAACATTACGGCACCCAATTGGAAAAGGTGTAAAATATATGATCTTAGCAAAGAAGATTCTTCCTTGGAGATTGTGGGAATACCTTGTTTTGAGAAGTTTTAAGAAGATGTAA
- a CDS encoding GrpB family protein has product MLGLPYGKVFLVPWTAEWAIEFVKEKQFIEEQIGEHILAIHHIGSTSIPHLSAKPIIDIAIELENYRDGIHCIKKLELLNYKYRKDVLPERYYFNKGEPRTHQIHMYEQGNKYLTEQLQFRDYLIDNKISRIQYKKLKIQLSQANPNDKHQYAEDKTNFVTSILAKINA; this is encoded by the coding sequence ATGTTAGGTTTACCCTATGGTAAAGTGTTTTTAGTTCCGTGGACTGCAGAGTGGGCAATTGAATTTGTAAAGGAGAAACAATTCATTGAGGAACAAATTGGCGAACATATTTTAGCGATACACCATATTGGTAGTACTTCTATTCCACATTTAAGTGCAAAGCCAATTATTGATATAGCAATCGAACTAGAAAATTATAGGGACGGTATACATTGTATTAAAAAGTTAGAACTACTAAACTATAAATATAGAAAAGATGTATTGCCTGAACGATATTATTTTAATAAAGGTGAGCCAAGAACTCATCAAATTCATATGTATGAACAAGGAAATAAATATTTAACTGAACAATTACAATTCAGAGATTACTTAATAGACAATAAAATTTCTCGAATACAGTATAAAAAGTTAAAAATTCAACTTTCACAAGCTAATCCTAATGATAAACACCAATATGCAGAGGATAAAACAAATTTCGTTACATCTATTTTAGCTAAAATAAATGCTTAA
- a CDS encoding uridine kinase family protein, translated as MDLDLILKWAQEKCTEQSLLIIGIDGCGGAGKSTLANKIKSNFSTVTIVHMDDFYLPSTKIVNENPTNKSIGADFDWKRLLQEVLDPISNGVEGCYKRYDWETDSLVESLIVPANGIVIIEGVYATRQELAEVYDLKIWVNCTRETRIKRGIARDGEAARDMWENNWMIAEDMYVESHKPHEFADFIIDSTNNEITNK; from the coding sequence CTAATAATAGGTATTGATGGCTGTGGCGGTGCAGGTAAAAGTACGTTAGCTAATAAAATAAAAAGTAATTTTTCAACTGTAACGATTGTTCATATGGATGATTTTTATTTACCATCTACAAAGATTGTAAATGAAAATCCTACGAATAAATCGATTGGTGCAGATTTTGATTGGAAACGCCTTTTACAAGAAGTTTTAGATCCAATTAGTAATGGTGTTGAAGGATGTTATAAACGTTACGATTGGGAAACCGATTCTTTAGTGGAATCTCTTATTGTCCCTGCAAACGGAATTGTTATTATAGAAGGTGTATATGCAACACGTCAGGAGCTAGCTGAAGTGTATGATTTGAAAATATGGGTGAATTGTACTCGTGAAACACGGATAAAAAGAGGGATTGCTAGAGACGGGGAAGCTGCGCGCGATATGTGGGAAAACAATTGGATGATTGCTGAAGATATGTATGTAGAAAGTCATAAACCACATGAATTTGCAGATTTTATTATTGATAGTACAAATAATGAAATAACTAATAAATAA